The sequence AGATAATAAGAGAATTCtttataaaattagatttttaaaaatgcagaatgtcTGGTAATTACCAGTATCTCAAaagctaaaatgagaaaaatacagaaaatagaagTACTCGTTGAATAATACTTTGCTTTGAGGAAGCCAGAAATGATTCTATTTCAAGAAATAAGTAATAATGATAAAAGATGTGATTAACACACTGTATCTCTTTTAAGCCAAAGCATGCTTTTCACCTCAGGACAATTCTGATTTTTACATTCTTAATCTCCTTTGTCCAGAACAGGACCCCATTTTAAGCCATTATTTGAATAGAGTCCATAATCTAAAGCCATTTTTCTCCACAGGATGTTTTCACTGTAGTACATATGCTGCAAAAAGGCAAATGACTAAGTCAGTTATAAAGAATCTGTAGCATAATAAATGCCAATTTACAGTAACTGTCAACAGACTTCTACACCGAAGCCTAAAAGTTGCTATAGTACAGGTGAGAACTAACATGATTCTTCCACATGCTCAGACTTCATTTACTAAATAATACTGTCACAAGATCTGAAAAGAAACCTTAATGGGTCCTTCCAAAGCTGCATAATTTTCCAGATGATTTTCCTCTGGTTGCAGAGCCTGTTCATTCCTTCAATCCTTTTTTAGTCGTTTAGCTTTTGCAATATTTTCCTGacgtttttgtttcttcttttgctccTTTTCCCTGGCCTCGATCATCTTGGCCAATTTCCAAGACAGTACAGCACTTGCTAGAAACAATGGAGTTAGGGCCAGAATAACTGTTGTAAGGAA comes from Tursiops truncatus isolate mTurTru1 chromosome 3, mTurTru1.mat.Y, whole genome shotgun sequence and encodes:
- the SMIM15 gene encoding small integral membrane protein 15, whose protein sequence is MFDIKAWAEYVVEWAAKDPYGFLTTVILALTPLFLASAVLSWKLAKMIEAREKEQKKKQKRQENIAKAKRLKKD